The following proteins are encoded in a genomic region of Catellatospora sp. TT07R-123:
- a CDS encoding DUF4240 domain-containing protein yields MEADEFWGLVEQARQDARAESSRPSAGAIGQALVRRLTRLPLERIVDFAHLCWSVKERVDRWEFCAACLVITGYLSDDTFDYFKAGLIGLGREAFDRVTADPDSLANHPDVVAIAAGHAPPDHLRGEEILSAAGEAYFARTGDEEAFHEAMMSGPTDGTRGSEWDGRFGEEDVAAIPVRLPGLVACFGETLGSGGTS; encoded by the coding sequence GTGGAGGCTGACGAGTTCTGGGGGCTGGTCGAGCAGGCGAGACAGGACGCCCGCGCCGAGTCGTCGCGGCCGAGCGCCGGGGCGATCGGGCAGGCGCTGGTACGGCGGTTGACGAGGCTGCCACTTGAGCGCATCGTCGACTTCGCGCATCTCTGCTGGTCGGTGAAGGAGCGGGTCGACCGGTGGGAGTTCTGCGCCGCGTGCCTCGTGATTACGGGGTACCTGTCCGACGACACCTTCGACTACTTCAAGGCGGGGCTGATCGGTCTGGGCCGGGAGGCGTTCGACCGCGTGACGGCCGATCCGGACAGCCTCGCGAACCATCCTGACGTCGTGGCGATCGCGGCCGGTCACGCCCCGCCTGACCACCTACGCGGGGAGGAGATCCTCTCCGCCGCAGGTGAGGCTTACTTCGCCCGTACCGGTGATGAGGAGGCCTTCCACGAAGCCATGATGAGTGGGCCGACCGACGGCACACGAGGCTCGGAGTGGGACGGCCGGTTCGGGGAGGAGGACGTCGCCGCGATACCGGTTCGGCTGCCCGGGCTCGTGGCCTGCTTTGGGGAGACCCTGGGCAGCGGTGGGACTTCCTAG
- a CDS encoding DUF4375 domain-containing protein, with amino-acid sequence MWPVSDAQTVVLDLAHELERKAAHGRRLSSEEQAVTDLAWIDTAVSPNGFEGWLDMTPVAQIASALAALDLVGADDVKALVTQALAIVGLDPATMSDPQREALVDSLSPSTRKALDQLGSALFDLMDAYMERIRTFIEANPDHIHP; translated from the coding sequence ATGTGGCCCGTGAGTGATGCCCAGACGGTGGTACTCGACCTCGCACACGAACTCGAGAGGAAGGCGGCGCACGGCAGGCGACTGTCTTCCGAGGAGCAGGCCGTGACCGACCTGGCCTGGATCGACACCGCGGTGTCGCCGAACGGCTTCGAGGGCTGGCTGGACATGACGCCCGTCGCCCAGATCGCTTCCGCGCTCGCAGCTCTGGACCTGGTCGGCGCCGACGACGTCAAGGCTCTCGTCACCCAGGCACTGGCCATCGTCGGACTCGACCCCGCCACCATGTCCGACCCGCAACGGGAGGCGCTCGTCGACTCGCTGTCGCCGAGCACCCGCAAGGCACTCGACCAGCTCGGAAGCGCCCTGTTCGACCTCATGGACGCCTACATGGAGCGCATCCGCACCTTCATCGAGGCCAACCCCGACCACATCCACCCCTGA